The Chelonia mydas isolate rCheMyd1 chromosome 1, rCheMyd1.pri.v2, whole genome shotgun sequence nucleotide sequence TGATACAGCTGGATCTAGGACAGATTTCAACtacatataaaaatatttcatatctTTATTGCTACCTGAACGGGAAAGCGTGTATGTGGTTGCATTTTAAAAGACTACATAGAAATTCTTGGTTTAACATTACAAAATGGTTTTTGGACTTGTATTGAGTTCAGTATTAACTCAGGGCATGTGtattggcacagctgtactgatgcagctgcgctcCTATAGttcatctggtgaagacactctatttAATACGAAATAGGGAAAATATCCCATTTTCTAGTGAATTTAATCTTGGCTATGTAAAATAAAGTCCTTAAGTTGCAGCTGTGAAATAATTTAGTGTTCTGACAGTATTTTCTGTAAATGTACTTGTGAAGGAAGTATACGACTATATGTGACAGTTCTTACCAGTAGGCTTGCAGTATGCAAATGAACTGAGACAGTCTATTTGGGTTATCAGCCATAATTTTACCCATTATACATGATTAATAaatcttcaaattaaaaaaatgactttttctcGTCTCTTGACCTCAATTTTAGAAAAAGAGATGCATGAAGATTTGGTGTATAGAagccttttaaattaaatttatataatattgaatgttttaaatgaaaaagtagGAAAGCTGTGAAGAATGGCTAAATATGTGTGTGTTACATTTTGCTAATATTCCCAATAAATATGTTCATTCCCATGGCTATTCTGTCTAGAAACCCATCTGCTGCAGTTTACTTATAGTATTTGTGTATATAATAACAATTGCCTGATAAATCCTGTTTTTATTGCATAATACTGTTCTACAAATAAATGGCTGTGCAAAGTGTTGAAGTATAGTAGTGTCCTAGCTAAAAATTCTATCCTTTAGATAAGTGAAGGCATTGCATCCTCTCCTTTGCCTCTTTTCTTACTAATACAGCATTATTAACAGTGAATTCCTTAGTCCTTTTGTCTAAACACAAGAACAAGACTTAATCTGCTGTTCACTTATAGTTAATGGCATCAATAAAATTAATGTTGTTAGACAAAAGTATTAAATTGTTCTTTTATATTAACTCCATACTgctatattaaatattttcaaaccgtGGATATCAGCTGAAGCATTCGTTAGAATGCAACTCAATGATACAAAGTTTGTTGGGAAGTttgtactgaatttttttttttttttttttaatgaaaatattacttCCATTGAGTCAGAAGAAACCTCTAGCTTAACCATACTAGTTTGGGCAAAAAATATAAAGCCTATGTCAGCTGACTATTGAATGTGCTCTTGAAAACATTTTAATGCATTATTAAATTTCTTCCATTAAATTATAAAAAGAGGATAAAAGCTTGATGTGTTTAGCCCTTCTATTTCAGAAGCACCATACGTTATTATTCGGGCTGTCAGGCGATGAAAAAAATTGATTGCAATTAATCATACTGCTaaacaacaacagaataccatttatttacatgctttgggatgttttctacattttcaaatgtattgatttcagttacaatggAGATTACAAAGCgtatggtgctcactttatatttatttttattacaagtatttgcactgtaaaaaacacgaagaaatagtatttttcagttcatttcatacaagtactgtagtgcaatctctttatcgtgaaagtttaacttaatgtaaaattatgtataagaaaacctgcattaaaaaataaaacaatgtaaaactttagagcctgaaagtccactcagtcctacttcttgttcagccaatcgctcggacaaataagtttgtttacatttgcaagagataatgctgcctgcttcttgtttacaatgtcacctgaaagtgagaaaaggcgttctcatggcactgttgcagccagcgtcacaagatatttgtgcgtcagatgtgctaaagattcatatgtctcttcatgcttcaactaccattccaggggacatgtgtccatgctgatgataggttgtgctcgataacaatccaaagcagtgcggaccaacgcatgttcattttcattatctgagtcagatgccaccagcagaagattgatttttcttttttggtggtttgggttctgtagtttccgcatcagagtgttgctcttttaagacttctgaaagcatgttccacagcttgtccctctcagattttggaaggcacttcagattcttaaacattgggtcgagtgctgtagctgtttttagaaatctcacattggtaccttctgtgtgttttgtcaaatctgcagtgaaagcgatcttaaaatgaacaatgtgctgagtcatcatccaagactgccataacatgaaatatatggcagaatgcgggtaaaacagagcaggagacaggcaattctcccccaaggagttcagtcacaaatttaacacatttttttttatgtgcatcatcagcatggaagcatgtcatctggaatggtggctgaagcatgaaggggcatacgaatatttagcatatctggcatgtaaataccctgcaaagctggctacaaaagtgccatgcaaatgtttGTTCTCAATTTctggtgacataaataagaagtgggcagcattatgtcgtgtaaatgtaaacaaacttgtttgtctgagcgactggctgaacaagaagtagggctgagtggacttgtaggctctgaagttttgtttttgtttttgagtgcagttatgcaacaaaaaaaacccctacatttataagttgcactctCACGAcagagagattgcactacagtacttgtatgagatgaattgaaaaataccatttcttttgtttctcatttttgcattgcaaatatttttaattaaaaatatacgctttgatttcaattacaacacaatacaatatatatgaaaatgtagaaagaatccaaaatatttaatatatttcaattggtattctattgtttaactttgcaattaaaactgcaattaatcatgattaattttttaatcccGTTTAAGGTTTTTTTGAGTTAATgctgtgagttaactgcgattaattgatagccctaattattatttttgttacaataTTAGCATAGACAAGTCATGGACTTTGCAAGCTTCTCTGTGCAATTCTACCAATGCATTTCACTTCTGTCTTCCAGCATGTATTTTCCTCAGTGTTAGGCCTCTCAAACAGGTTGCCATTCATCAAATTGTATAGTGGAGGTAGTTGTGGGGTCTGAGAAACCACTACTAACCTTCTTACAAATATTTTAGTTTCTGATCCCAATTTGACTCTCTTATTTCTGGAACGGAGAGAATTTTTTTCTATATATCTATGGAAACCTCCTTCACTGGTTATGGAGTGTATAGtttctgaggtttttttgtaATACTGAGAATTAGTAACCAACTTGTTTTAAAAGGTTATCTAAATTCTTACATTCATTTAATTGTAGGATAAATCTGAGGACAGGAAAGCTcaatcaaaggggaaaaaaggaccaAAAGGAAAACAGATTGAGGGGACTaatcaagaagaaacaaaggaCAACTTGCCCGCAGAAAATGGAGAAATTAACAGTGTGGAGGTATAGTAGTAGCTTTAGTCTTAACCTAGAAAAAAGATTAGCTCTTGATTATGAAGAGTTCATATAATGTAATGCACTAGTTAATCTAAACATCTATCAGACATCAGATTTAGCTTCTGCAAAATCTAAGATATAAATGTATGTTGCTGAGATTTTCATAGCAGCTTAGGGGATTTAGCCATGCATCCTCTGTTAACTTTAATGGAAGATATATAGCTACCAGAACTGGTGTAAAATTCATTCAAATCTTTTCCTGTGGAAAGATAAGAAACATTTTCGTAACTCAATTTCCATGGAATATAGCTTTCAGTAAAAGCTCAGAATGAAAAGATTTCAGCCAAATGTGGCAATagagcctcatgggagttgtaggttGCTCCTCATGTGCCCCATCTCTTTGGGCTGtgaaccccagctggagtacatctcccataatgcacgaTGGCAAGGAACTTCATGTTGCACACAGCCCTCATCCAGAGAGGAGACTGGTGTATTACGGAAGATGTGTATCTGGGGTCCCAGCCCATGGAAGAGAGTGAGTACACAAGGAGCAAACTACAACCCATGAAATGCTACAACTAGTCAAAAAACAATGTTTTCCGCAGAAAGCGAGAAACATCTCACAAAAATTCCATTATGTTAAccaactccctcccctcccaatagctgacagaaaattttcaaccagcctcAGTGGCTTTGTCCTCTGACTGATCTGAAAATCTCTAATAGTTTCTAGtcttcatggttgcaaagaaataCTCTAGAAGGATAACTGATGCAAATTCAAAAGAAGACTTTTTAGAGCTattttcaggctgtctgcaatgTCAACTGCTTCGTTCATCTCAGTGGGATGTTAATTTGACCTAGTGTCAGTAGGCTCAATACATTGATTAATATCTGAAAATGGCCAAACAAAGGTCAGAAATAGTATTTGTTGAATGCAACAGTTGTTCTTCAAGTGATGATGTCCCTATGGGTACTCTGCTGTAGGTGTGGCAGCGCCCCCTGTGCCTGGGATCGGAAATCTTCAGCAGTGCCCATCAGACTGCACATGTGCACCTCCCCCTGTCGCGCTATGAGCAGGAcatgcgcgcacgcacacacacagagctagtgGGTCTCCTTTACCTTCAGTAGATAGTACCTTACCTGTCAGTTTTAGGGccggtctacactaccacggtaaatcgatctaagttatgcaacttcagttaAGTGAAcaacgtaactgaagtcgacgtagTTATATCCACTTACCACAGTGGCTACACTATGCtctgtcgatgggagagcatctcccgtggCCTTCCCTTATCCTTCTTGGAGAGATGGAGTACACAAATCGATGGGTGAGTGCTCTCCCATGGATTTAGCATGTTTTCCGTTAAAATCGCTGCATCAGTTAAATCGATGCActtgctgcatcaattgcagcagtgctgatctACTACTAAGTGTAGACATGTTGAGTgtagttgtatgaggtgaattgaaaaatattttttgtttttacagtacaaatatttgtaatcgaaaataaatataaagtgagtactgtacactttgtattgtgttgtcattgaaatcaatagatttgaaaatgtagaaaacatccaaaaatatttaaatgaatggtattctattgtttaattgtgattaaaaacattaacagtgcaattaatcacttgacagtcctattttaaatattcattgcATTTTTACTGCATAAATTTATCTATCTAGATGTATTCTTtcaaaaaaaagaactggatatctttgtggaggataggtccagcaatcactattagccaggatgggcagggatgtgaAACCATGCTGTGAAGTGTCTCTAtactttgtttgccagaagctgggaatgggcattggggatggatcacttgtttacctgttctgtttattccctgtgaagcacttggcattgggtactgtcagaagacaggatactggtctagatgaaccattggtctgaccctgtatggctgttcttatgttctaagctTGTATGAATTCATTATTTTGAAGTTAAGGGACAAAATACTGGCttgatctagaccagtggtcaccAATTGATCAATTGCAATctccagtggtgcagcagggctgcctgctttggccccacgctgctcccggaaggggccaatgAGCCCCTGCTGCCTGGCGGGGCGGGCACatggctccgcatgctgcccctctctgcaggcatcGACCCCGTAGCTCCCGTTGGCTGGCaacagggaactgtggccaatgggagttgtgggggaggtgcctgcagagaggggcagcacgcagagccacgtCTCTCCCTCCGCAGGGGCGCATTGGCCCCTtacaggagtggtgtggggctggagcaggcagaGAGCTTGCCTTAGCTGTGCCGTTGCCCgaagtaagtgctgcctggcaggagcccaCACCcaactcccctctcagagccagcacTCCATAACCGCTTCTGCatcccaactctctgccccagctgtGACCCCCCCGCCGCACCCACAtgccctcctgcactccaaccccctgccgcaggctcagcctggagtcccctcccactctccaaaccccccagcccagagcctgcacccccttccccagcctggtgaaagtgaatgagggtggaggagagcgagcaatggagagagttgggggtggagtgagtggggcctcagggaagggacaggtagatcctgggttgcccttaaattcagaaagtgatcttggatgtaaaaagattggagaccactgatctagatgctCTGCCACTATTACTCAGTCgagatatttaattaaatatctgCAGAGATAGACTTCTAAATTCAAGAATACTGTGACATGATCACTTTGTCTTAAAACATGTTAGGAATCTTGAAATAGTTAAAGTAACAATGCAAATAGTGCAGTGTGGAATAACACATTCAAACGTTTGCTTCTCTAAAGATATGCTATTCCCCAGGATCTAAGCCTCCTAGTATGAGAGAGAGTACTCATTAACTCTTGAAGTATTTTGACCTTTAAGGGCATCAATTAATGAAATGggctcctttttttaaaaaaaatcccttcaccTTTAAGCCTGTCTTGAGCTGGAATTGCTTTACATCACTACCTCATGCATTCTAGAATCATTAAtactgtttaaaaagttaaccgtttaaacaaaaaatgttgtttaaatgtCTGGGGCTGATCCTGCCAGTGCGGTTGGGGCTAGGACTCCTTCAGCCGGTACAGCTGGGCCCACTTTGGCGCTGCGCTGGGCTGGCTGGTGCTGCGCCGGGCTGAACGGTTAAGACAGGTTAACGGGTAAAACTAATTCTTACTGGTTAACCTTTTAAATTCCTAATATGAGGAGCAGACTTCCTAAAATTTGAGTCAGTTACATTTCACTTTAAGTTGATTTGTGTTATAGAATGTTATCAAAGGGGACTGAGACCAGTTCATTAATGACTTTTAAGCTCATGAATCAAAATGTGTGAAGACTTTAAAAAATAccatatatactcattcataagccgaatattttttctaaaaaagtgacgcatcaaagagcgagggtcggcttataaatgggtctacaccaaaatttgatgattttaaactctatgaaatcattgcattgaatatctaatacattgtcatttCATTTACCTGGAGCCCGTCAGTTCCctgtggctgcggtttgccattcccagccaatgggagctgccgaccgtggccacagggagctgaCGGGCTCCATGCCTGggaacgctccaggtaaacaaaacgtcctgaCCCACCAgtggcttaccctgacgggccaggagccaaagtttgccaacccctgaaatatagggtcggcttatgaaagggtcatactgtttttacctatccatcttgggggggaggtcggcttataaacgaacaggctaatgaatgagtatatacgaTAAGTGATCATTTATCCTCCACATTTGATAATATGAATTTTGCTCTAAAATATACCTGATTTGTAAATCCTTTTGAAGCTACCATACTTTTTTTACTGTTAGATCTTGTGTGTGAATTAAGACATTGAAAATTTCAGGAAACCGTTATACTAAACGTTCTCTATTTCTCCTCCCCTTTTTCAGGCTCCAGGGTCTGATGCAGCAAGAGAGAAAGAAGCCAAGTCTCAGTAATATCTCTACCAAGTCTTTTATCAGTGGTCCCAGTACCTACCTTCCTTGTACAATTCAGAGGAATATTTTTATCAACTATTTTGTAAATGCAAGTTTTTTAGTAGTTCTagaaaacacacttttaaaaaggaGGGAGTCCCACCACATcccattttttttacataattagaTAAGtgtaaatgcttttttttttttaaagatgtaaaaTCAGATACTGGTTGTCTGTTTTCTGTGTAGCCAGAAATTAATGGAATGTTAGATTAGGGAGAGACTTTGAAATTCTGATTACACTTAACATTCCATAAGCTGGGAGGGACAGTTTTTATATCCTGTTAAATGAGGCATGACACGGATCAAACTTTGGAATCATAAGTTGAAAATGTCTTAACATTTTATATATCTGTATCCACTGTGTCTAATGAAACTGCTCCTTGGTGTTGGATCTCCCTTTCAGAATTGTGTATTATCTGTGACTTATTTTTAGTAGTGGTAGTTTTATTTTTGTCAATAACTTTGTAACTGTGCTGTGAAAGATTGGAAACCTTTATTGGGTGTGTAGTGAGTGTGATGTTACtgaaccctggtctacactacagacttatgtcagtataactgtgtgcttctcccatcaacatagctactgctgctcgggGAGGGGGAGTACCTTCgccagtgggagaagctctcctgtcggcataggtagcatcttctcTAAGCGTTACAGCAGCACGACTCCCAACTGTGCAGCTGTGCTCCtacagtgctgtaagtgtagacaagccctgaataggTGGAACTTTCTGTATAGCAGATCTAACTTCATATGACAGTATTCAAGATACTGGTACATCATGTCCAATTTTAAAGGACAGTTTGTCAACACAAGTTAAGATGAAAAGTCACTGGAATAATGGTTTTTTAAGAGTAAAAATATACAAGAATAAAAAATTATACAAATTGTTCATGGTGTGTCTATGTACTGAACACCAAACAAGAGCCAATAAAATCTTGGTTATAAAAGGACATTGCTTTTGTTGCCCCTGGGTTGACTTCAGTGACTCGTGTAACTCATACAGAAGTCTGTTTactggattttgtttttctttgaaaaactgaaacatGTACTAATTGATACTTTAATTATATATTCAGAGTGAATAATGTTATTCCTGGAGGTGAGGATagagagggatttttttaattgccaagTGTCCAGTTGCAGTCTTACCTGGGTTGACCAATTGGAATGTTGATATCATAATTAAAATTTGAGTGggattgtatgatggggttgcctgtGCTGGTGAGACTCTGAGTGCGGCAGCAGCCCCGGGATCCCTTCCAGTTAAtgttttatgttcttaaaatctCATCTTCAGGGCTTCATTCGGTCAGCTGCTGGGGGTCAAAAGGaaatttcccccttcccttcccttgatGTAttctgttttttgcttttttgtttgttttcttttctctaaagCATCAAAGATGGGCAGGGTTGGCAATTTACTTGGGAAAACTAGTTTAGGATTGAGCACTAGTAAATACTGTCTTAAtctgggaaaaataaaattattagaaCTATACTAAtgaaaaatactgaaatatttagCAAATTGGTAATAGATTTGCAGTAATATAGTCTGCTTAATTTTAATTATAGGAACTAAAAACAAAAGTGTCAATTTAAAGCTGTACGCTATTGTCTAGGCTACCTCAAGTAGAAACTGAAACTTTGGAATCTGAGAATGCCTGTTCTTTGTTTAGTTATGAAAATTACATGTTTAGCAAACCAAGAAGAGGAATTCTCAGATTCAGAAGTTTGTTAGTTTGGCAATTTAACTCAAAACTGTATAGTCCATTACACTGTCTCTTGATCTGGCTGGCTGGAGTGCAACTGAACTGAACGAGTAGAGTGACTTAGGACAAAATATTTCCGCATGAGCCAAGGTGGAGGACTACTTGACCCAATTCATAACTATTTTGAAAAAGTTCATAAAGTTAGCAAAGAGTCTTAGATGCAGAAATTGCAAAGAAAAAGTGAGTAGGAAGGGAGGCTGaggaaacattttacaaaatccACTGGAAAGAACAGACACCAGAACCACTGACTTTAGCTAAACGTAAGCAAGTATTGGAATTGGCCTCTGAGGATGAAGATACGGATAATATGATATTGCCATTGCCAAGTTACAGTATGCTTCTGGGGATACACAGAGCTGTGAGCCATTGTGTTATCTCTCTCCCTCAGTAAGAGTGAGTTTTGCTGGTGAGTAGACTGTGTCAaccccctgccatgccagccTCTCTTCCTTAACCAGCAAAATCCGCAGGACATTCCTGACCCAGACTTTGACTACCAGGTAACAATTAGTGAATTCCAGTCCCTAAGCTTCTAAGAAATGTTTCAATTCTATGCACAACTCCTTTCACTGCTTTCACAGAAGATAACAAGTTTGCTGTCCTGTTAgtacatcacagcttattaactggTGTAAATATACTAGGGCtcttgattaatcgcagttagttcacacgattaactcaaaaaaactaatcataatttaaaaaattgtaattaatcgcactgctaaacaaCAGAATAacaatgaaatttattaaatattttggatgtttttctacattttcaaatatatctatttcagttacaacagaacaaagtgtacagtgcttactttatttctgatacaaatatttgaattttaaaaataatagtatttttcaattcacaagTACCGtaatgcaatctttttatcatgaaagtgcaacttacaaatatagattttcttttttttgttacataactgcattcaaaaacaaaacaatctaaaagTTTAGCGCctacaattccactcagtcctgcttcttgttcagccaacaaaacaagtttgtttacatttacgggaggtAATGCTACCcacttaattacaatgtcacctgaaagagagaatagGCATTCATGTGgcagtgttgtagctggcgttgcaagatatttacgtgccagatgcgctaaagattcatataccCCTTCACGCTTCAGTCACCGTTACAGAGGATGTGTTTCCAtgctgataggtttcagagtaacagccgtgttagtctgtattcgcaaaaagaaaaggagtacttgtggcaccttagagactaaccaatttatctgagcatgagctttcgtgagctacagctcacttcatcggatgcatactgtggaaactgcagaagacattatatacacagagagcatgaaacaatatctcctcccaccccactctcctgctggtaatagcttatctaaagtgatcatcaagttaggccatttccagcacaaatccaggttttctcatcctccgccccccctccccccccaactcactctcctgctggcaatagctcatccaaactgaccactctccccacaatgtgcatgacaatcaaggtgggccatttccagcataaatccaagtttaaccagaacatctgggggggggggggtaggaaaaaacaaggggaaataggctaccttgcataatgacttagccactcccagtctctatttaagcctaaattaatagtatccaatttgcaaatgaattccaattcagcagtttctcgctggactctggatttgaagtttttttgttgtaagatagcgaccttcgtgtctgtgattgcgtgaccagagagattgaagtgttctccgactggtttatgaatgttataattcttgacatctgatttgtgtccatttattcttttacgtagagactgtccagtttgaccaatgtacatggcacaggggcattgctggcacatgatggcatatatcacattggtggatgtgcaggtgaacgagcctctgatcgtgtggctgatgttattaggccctgtgatggtgtcccctgaatagatatgtgggcacagttggcaacgggctttgttgcaaggataggttcctgggttagtggttctgttgtgtggtatgtggttgttggtgagtatttgcttcaggttggggggctgtctgtaggcaaggactggcttgtctttGCCTACGCGCGTCT carries:
- the HMGN1 gene encoding non-histone chromosomal protein HMG-14; protein product: MPRRKVNAAEAEAREEPKRRSARLSAKPAPAKAEPKPKKAAAATAKDKSEDRKAQSKGKKGPKGKQIEGTNQEETKDNLPAENGEINSVEAPGSDAAREKEAKSQ